In Pseudomonas oryzicola, one DNA window encodes the following:
- a CDS encoding RNA polymerase sigma factor yields the protein MRAVAQVRAEVEAVYRQESRRILATLIRLLGDFDLAEEAMHDAFFIAVERWQRDGIPANPRAWLVSTGRFKAIDALRRRARFDRSQADLSMLLEGQVQDPSEEELLADDRLRLIFTCCHPALSADAQVPLTLREVCDLTTEQIARAFLQSPATIAQRIVRAKAKIRDAGIPYQVPELSELPERLESVLRVIYLVFNEGYSASSGEALLQQELSDEAIRLARLLVQLLPDPEAVGLLALMLLQASRQRARTDRQGNLVVLEQQDRSLWDQRRIAEGCELVRQALQSRAFGAYTVQAAIAAVHAEAATAEDTDWVEIVGLYDVLQRHWPSAVVALNRAVALAKRDGPEVGLREIEGILARGELQDYHLAHAARAELHYQLGQVEQARAAWRQALALARQEPERRHIERRLHATD from the coding sequence ATGAGGGCCGTGGCGCAGGTGCGCGCCGAAGTCGAGGCGGTCTACCGGCAAGAGTCGCGCCGCATCCTGGCGACGCTGATCCGCCTGTTGGGCGACTTCGACCTGGCCGAGGAGGCCATGCATGATGCCTTCTTCATCGCGGTCGAGCGCTGGCAGCGCGACGGCATACCCGCCAACCCACGGGCGTGGCTGGTTTCCACCGGGCGCTTCAAGGCCATCGATGCGCTGCGCCGACGTGCCCGTTTCGACCGCTCACAGGCAGACCTGAGCATGCTGCTCGAAGGCCAGGTGCAGGATCCCAGTGAAGAAGAATTGCTGGCGGACGACCGCCTGCGGCTGATCTTTACCTGCTGCCACCCGGCGTTGTCTGCCGATGCCCAGGTACCGCTGACCCTGCGCGAAGTCTGCGACCTGACCACCGAGCAGATCGCCCGTGCCTTCCTGCAAAGCCCGGCCACCATCGCCCAGCGCATCGTGCGTGCCAAGGCCAAGATCCGCGATGCCGGCATTCCCTATCAGGTGCCGGAACTGAGCGAGCTGCCTGAGCGCCTGGAAAGCGTGCTACGCGTGATCTACCTGGTGTTCAACGAAGGCTATTCGGCGTCGTCGGGCGAAGCGTTGTTGCAGCAGGAGCTGAGTGACGAGGCCATTCGCCTGGCGCGCCTGCTGGTGCAGTTGCTGCCCGACCCGGAGGCGGTCGGCCTGCTGGCCTTGATGCTGCTTCAAGCGTCCCGGCAGCGGGCGCGTACCGATCGCCAGGGCAATCTGGTGGTGCTGGAGCAGCAGGACCGCAGCCTGTGGGACCAACGGCGCATTGCCGAAGGTTGCGAACTGGTGCGCCAGGCCCTGCAAAGCCGGGCGTTCGGCGCCTATACCGTGCAGGCGGCGATTGCGGCAGTGCATGCCGAAGCGGCCACGGCCGAGGACACCGACTGGGTCGAGATTGTCGGGCTGTATGATGTCTTGCAGCGGCATTGGCCGTCGGCCGTGGTGGCGTTGAACCGGGCGGTGGCGCTGGCGAAGCGGGACGGGCCGGAAGTTGGCCTGCGGGAAATCGAAGGGATTCTGGCGCGGGGTGAACTGCAGGATTACCACCTGGCGCATGCGGCGCGGGCCGAGCTGCATTACCAACTGGGGCAAGTGGAGCAAGCGCGTGCGGCCTGGCGGCAGGCACTGGCGCTGGCCCGGCAGGAGCCGGAACGGCGCCATATCGAGCGGCGTTTACACGCCACTGATTGA
- a CDS encoding MaoC family dehydratase, with amino-acid sequence MTQVSNTPYEALEVGQKAEYKKSVEERDIQLFAAMSGDHNPVHLDAEFAAKSMFRERIAHGMFSGALISAAVACTLPGPGTIYLGQQMSFQKPVKIGDTLTVRLEILEKLPKFKVRIATNVYNQNDELVVEGEAEILAPRKQQTVELVSPPNFVAS; translated from the coding sequence ATGACCCAGGTCAGCAACACGCCCTACGAAGCCCTCGAAGTCGGTCAGAAGGCCGAATACAAGAAGTCCGTTGAAGAACGTGATATCCAGCTGTTCGCCGCGATGTCCGGCGACCATAACCCGGTGCACCTGGATGCCGAGTTCGCCGCCAAGAGCATGTTCCGCGAGCGCATTGCCCACGGCATGTTCAGCGGCGCGCTGATCAGCGCTGCGGTGGCCTGCACCCTGCCCGGCCCTGGCACCATCTACCTGGGCCAGCAAATGAGCTTCCAGAAGCCGGTGAAGATTGGCGACACCCTGACCGTGCGCCTGGAAATCCTCGAGAAGCTGCCCAAGTTCAAGGTGCGTATCGCCACCAATGTGTACAACCAGAACGATGAACTGGTGGTCGAGGGTGAGGCCGAGATCCTGGCGCCGCGCAAGCAGCAGACCGTCGAGCTGGTGTCGCCGCCGAATTTTGTCGCTAGCTGA